Below is a window of Sulfurisphaera ohwakuensis DNA.
TTTGACGCTAAAAAGCGAACAGTCTTTGAGTCTTTCTTTACTGATGATATTATAGATAGCTTATCCGATGTGGTTGAAGGAAAAGAAGGAGTAGATTATTATTTCATAAATAAAACAGTAGCGAAAAGGCTAGTTTCTAATTTTACTTCAATGGTAAAAGACGTAAAAATTATGGAAAGTTATCAGGATGAAACAATCAGAAACGGTAAAAAATTTGCTAAATTAGTTATATCAGTTAGAGTATGATAGTAGTTGGAATTGATGAAGCTGGTAGAGGATCATTAATTGGTCCGATGATTGTTGCTGGAGTTGCTATTAAGAATGATAGGTTAAAGTTTTTAAAGAATATGGGTGTGAAAGATAGCAAACAATTAACGAGAAATAGAAGGGAAAAATTGTTTGATATTATATGTTCTTATTCCGAGGGATTTACAATAGTAAAAGTCTCACCAGAAGAGATTGATAGTGAAAATCTAAATGAGTTAACATATAAAGCTATGATAAAAATAATCTATTCTCTAGTAGAATTTAAACCCATTAGAATAAGTATAGATAAGGTTGGGAATACAAAAGTTGTTGAGCAAGAAATTATAAAACTTGGAATGGAACCTAACATTGTAACTAATGCAGATGTTTATTTTGTAGAGGCAAGTGCTGCAAGTATTATTGCTAAGGTTATTAGAGATAATATAATTGATACGCTTAAGTCAAAATATGGAGATTTTGGTAGTGGTTATCCCTCAGATCCTAAAACAGTAAATTGGGTTAAGAACGTTTATAAGGAATATTTAACTCCGCCCCCTATCATAAGAAGGAGTTGGAAAATTTTACAAGAGATAGCTCCTAATTATTATATTAGAAAATGGTAACTAACTTACCAGCTGAGGCTAAGGCAAAATGGTTAAAATATATGGATGCTAAAACTACAGAGGAGAAAATCAAAGCTCTCCAAGAATTTTTAAGTGCTGTTCCTAAACATAAAGGTACTGAAAATTTAGTATATTGGGCTAAAAGAAGGCTAGCAGAATTAAAAGAAGAGGCTCAATTAGAGAAAAAGAAATCTTCTTCACTAGGTAAAGGGCTACAATTTTTCATAGAAAAAGAAGGTGCTGGACAGGTAGTACTCTTAGGTAATAATGAATTAAGGAACAAATTAATGAGAATTTTAACAAATGTTAAAAATGATCCTAAAGAGCTACCTATCCCAGGGATGATGGAATATCAAGATATCAAAATTCAATTGGTTAATCCTCCCCCATTAATTTTTGAGGCTAAAGCATTAGTAGGAAAAGTGCTTGGTTTAGTAAAGAATGCGGACTCATTATTGATAGTTGTTAAGGATAGAGAGGAGTTCTTTAATATTCGTGATTTCTTAGAAAATAATGGAATATATCTTAAAAAACCTAAGGGGAAAGTAATAATAGATAGAAGTAGATACGGTAATAGTGGTATAAGGATAGTACTCTTAGGAAAACTAATAGGTACCAATGAGTCTGAAGTGAAGAATTATTTAGAAAGTTTCGGAATTAAAAATGCGTTAGTTAAAATATTAGGAGAAGTTACTTTAGATGATATAGAGAAGGAAGTATTTGAAACAGCATTTTATAAACAGGCTATAATAGCTACTCAAGAGCCTTTTTCGTTACCAGATATTGTTGTAGTGAGTCTATTTGATATTAACAAATTAAAGGAAGCTATTTTCAGATCGTTAGATATTATTAGAGTTTATACAAAAGAGCCTGGAGAGAAACCTACATCTGAGCCTTTAACCTTAAAACGTGGCTCTACTGTGATAGATGTAGCAAGAAAATTACATAATGACCTGGCTGAGAATTTTAAATATGCTAGGGTGTGGGGAAAGTCTGTAAAATTCCAAGGTCAAAAAGTTGGTGCTGATTATGTATTAGAAGATGGTGATATAGTAGAGATACATGTTAAATAAAAGCTTATATGTATAATGTTGAAATATATTATATGGCGGTTATTTCTAGTGGGAAGAAAAAACCATCAGATGAAAAGATTAATATATCGCAAATAGATTTGTTATTTTATAGAACACCACTAGTAGAACCGCTTGCTAAATCCTTAGATAAAAAGCTTAAGCAAGCTGGCTTGTCAGATGATCCAAGAATTTATGCTTCAAGGTTATTTTTCTTCTTGATTTTAGGTATAATTATTGGAGTAATGTTATTATTTCCAGGCTTTATATTTTTAAGAGAATTTGAATTAACTAAACTATCTAAATTTGCTGTAGGCGGAATTATGTTCATACTGTTTGGTGTGATTATTCCAGTAGTGACATACTTAGTATTAATTTCTAACGTATCACAGAAAGTAGAAAGTAGAAGAATTGGAGTTGAGGCTGAAACTCCAGCATTTTCGGCTTTATTTTTAGTATTCCTTAGAAGTGGACTTTCTCCAAGATTACTTTTTGAAAATCTCTCAAAAACTAAAGCATTTAATTATATGAATAGTATAGCAAAATATATTGTGAAAAGGATTAATTTTCTAGGAGAATCGGTGGAAAAGGCAATAGATGAGTCAACTAAAATAGTTCCTTCTAAACTATATAATGATCTAATGGTAACATATATTACAGCAATTAGAACTGGTGCTCCAGTTTTTGAGACAATGCAATCTAAAATTAAGGATATCCTAAAAAATATGGAATTGCAAGCATCAAAAGCTGCGGATAATTTATCGGGTGTTGGAGAAGGTTACGTTACATGGTTAGCTTCAGGTTTTATTAGCTTTTTCTTAATATTAATTCTAGAAGCCGTTTTTCCCCAATTGCATGTATTACCAATTGGAATATTAGGGGCTTTTGCTGTCCTAGGAATTCCAATTGTAAACATTTTATTTGTATGGGTAGTAGATCAAACGCAGTATAAATTCCCAGAAAAACAATTGCGAGCTGACAAGATTTTCTTAATGTTGTTCCCAGTAGGAATTATTCTTGGTATAATTTTAATGATAGTTCTAGAGCCTATAATAGCTAAGATAACTCATCAAATTCCTGTAGCTCCTAAATACATGTTGCTAGGTCTATTTACACTTTCTGGAAATTTAAATTATATTCCAGCTACTGTGATAGGATTAACAATAGGTCTTATACTGTCGCTTATTCCTCCGTATATTATAGTAAAAAGAGAATTGAATGAAGGTAGCGGATATGATATCTATGTAGCTAGATTCCTCAGAGCTATTGGCGAAGGTTCAAGAGCAGGATTATCTCCAGAAGCAGTAATTAAAAACCTTAAAGATTCTAAAGAATTAGGTAAACTACAAAACATATTAAGAAGAGTATATGCATACATTAATCTAGGTATACCGATTAAGGATGCTTTTAGAAAGGCTTCAGATATTATTATTGATTTCTCCACAAAAATTGCATTTACATCGTTAGCTGATATGATAGAGATAGGGAGTCTAACACCAGAATCAGTAGAAACTTTAGCAGATCAATTAGATGCACAAATAAGAATTAGACGTGAATATTATGCTAAAATAAAGATATTACTTTATATGCCTTACATAGGTTCTATTTTAGCTTTAATTGCAACAATTATATTATCATCAGCTATAATATCCTTATTAAGTTCCAGTAGTTTCATTACAAGTTATGGTCCACTAGCTGCTGCACAAGTTTTAGTTCCTAAAGCAGTATATATAGCGTCATTATCATCTGTGTTTAATGCATATACAGCTGGGTTATTGGTGGGTAAATTAGCTAGTGGAAGAATAGCAAACGGATATTTGCATGCTATAATTCTATTGATAATCACAATGATTCTAGTATTGTTAACACTAAGTATCAAATTCTCATTTACATCTCCAGTAGCTCCCACTCTATAAAAGCTTATATAGAAGAAAAGCATAATAAAAGGTGATATATAATGGACTTAAAACTTAATATATTCGGGAAAAATAATACTAATAAAAAGAATGATAAAGAATTAATAGACTTAGATTTACCATATTCACTTTATCCATTATTTGTAACTTCAGCCTCATTTGAAGGAGAAGTTCAATCGGATTATGATATAGATTTAAACCAGATTATACCAGAATATATAGCAAAAGATTTTGATGCACATAAAATTGAATTATCAATAGCAAAACCCCATGTATTTATTACTTATGATGAAGAAAAAGGTATCTATAAGTATAATTTAGTAGAACCTCCTCTTGATCTTAATACATTTAAAAATTATGTTATACTAATATCTGAAATTGAGAGGAATCTTCTTTCAAATGCTGAATATGTTGAGCTAGGTAAAATCTTAGAAGAATTAAGTATAAAGAGGAAAGATCTAAATGTTTTCCAAGGTAAAATAGGAGAGTATAAACAATTATCTACCCCATTTAAGGTTGCTCTATACTATGTGTTAAGGAATATGTTTGGTTATAACATTATAACTCCACTTTTATTATATAATAAAGTAGAAGATATATCTGTTAGTGGTATAAACTTACCTGTTTACGTATATCATAGAGAATTCGAATATACTCCAACAAATATTATATTTACTAAAAATATGAGAATGTTTAATATAAATATTGACGGAGAGGAAATAATTGACGAATTAGTTTTAAGATTAATCTCCTTATCTAATAAAACTATTTCTGTTGCAAATCCCATAATGGATGGTATTTTACCTAAGGGAGATAGAATTGCGGCAACTTTTAGAAGAGAAGTTTCTGCTAATGGTTCTTCGTTCGTAATAAGAAGATTCTCAGAAAGCCCTATAACTATATTAGATCTTATAAATTCAAAAGTATTATCTCCACAAGCTGCTGCCTATTTATGGTATGCTATAGATATGAAATTATCTTTCATGGTTATAGGAGTTACTGGAGCTGGAAAGACAACAGTTTTAGGTTCTATACTTAATTTAGTGAAAGAGTCAATGAAAATATTAACTATAGAAGATATTCCAGAATTAAGATTAGCTCAAGATAATTGGGTTCAACTATATGCTAGGCCAGCTTATGGAGGAATGGGAAAAGAAATAACTTTAATGGACTTGTTAAAACTCGCATTAAGATATAGACCGGATATAATAGTTGTTGGTGAGATTAGAGGAGAAGAAGCTTATGTATTATTCCAAGCAATATCAACTGGACACGGAGGTGCAACTACTTTTCACGCTTATGATAGTGAGAGCGCAATAAAGAGACTAATGAATGAACCATTAAATATTCCAAGGGAATGGATTCCTATGATGAATATTATAGTTACAGTTAGAAGGCTACCAGTATATGTTGGAGATAAAATATTATTGAGAAGAAGAGCTGTAGCAATAGACGAGATTGTATCTTATAATGATTTAAGGAGAACAGTTAGATGGGATCCAACAACTGATAGTCATATTGTAGACTATGAAGCCATGCAAGTTTTAAGAGCAAGAACTGAGGAGGCTGGAAAGAACTGGGATGAAGTTAAGGCTGAGATAGAGAGAAGGGCTGAATATCTTAAGTTATTAGCTTCTGCTAGGCCCATAGTTCAAAGTAAAGAAAGTTACAAGCTACTGAAGAAGTACATAATTAAGTATAGTTTAAGACCAGTAGAAGCTATGAGAGAAGTCCAAGCCATGGTGGGAATCAAACAACAGACTCCATAATACTAAAAAACAATAGTATAATTGATGGTAAAATATTTCCGAATATTATATTTAAAAATGAAAATAGAAGAGGAATAGTTACCCAAACCTTTATTTTTTCCTTCTTAGCTTCTTTTTCCATTTCTTTTGGTGTAATCGTCCATTTAAAAGGGAGTCTAATTAGACCTTTACAATACCCTGCTATTGAAGCATTTAATATTACTAAAGGTAACTTGTAATCATTAACTCTTTGTCTATATACTAATGCATATATGGAAACAGACGTTCCATAGACTACAATAGATAATATGAATACTAAAAGAGGAATTTTTAAGATAAAGTTAAGTGAAGAGAGTAAAATTAACATGAAAATAAATAATCCGTAAATACCCCATTGTTGGGCATAGAGTACTCCTTCAATACCTCTAATGCCCTTTTTAAATAACTTAAAGGATTGCAATAGTAACTGGGCTGAACCGTAAGACCATCTCTCTATTTGTTTATAAAGATCATCTAAAGTAAATGGAGCTAAAGAGTAAACTATTATGTCATCAAGGTATTTGATTTTGTAATTATATAGGAATAATCTAATCCCTAATTCTAGATCCTCTGTTATGATATTTTCTTTCCATCCACCTACTTTTATTAAAATATCTTTTCTTATGCAAAACGCTGAGCCATTTGGAAAAATGGGTAACCCTAGATAATATCTCACCTTAAAAAGAGAATCCATAACTTTTTCAGTGAACTCTTTATAGTATCTTTGAACATCTGTTTCAGCGTTATAAATCCTTAATCTATAAGAAGCTACATTGAAATCATATAATGCTAGTCTACTTAAGAAATCCTTGTCTACTCGTGCATCTGAATCAAGAAATACAAGATACTCGTACTTTGCATGCTTTACGCCATAATTAAGAGCTCCAGCTTTTCCTCCAACCGGATTATTTCTATTAAGGATTTTTAATTTTTCTATGTTCATATATTCACGATATTTTTCCTCAAATTTTTCTTTAGGATCATCGGAAATAATTATAATTTCGTACTTCTCGTAATTAATACCTAGTAGATTATGTATTAAACCTTCTATAGTTTTTTTACTTTCATTCTTTTCAGCCACAATTATACTAAACCCCTTTTGAGATTTATTTTGTGGTTCGTAAACGTTAATTTGACGTTTTGAGTAATAATAAGACTGTAAAAGATTCCAAACAGATGGTAATATAGCAGATAAAATTAGTAACAAAGAAAAAATATTCATTTTGAATTTGCCCTTTTTATGGCTTCATTAATTCTAGTTTTAGCCTCCGAAACTCCTCCCCAACCAGATATCTTAACCCATTTACCTGGCTCAAGTTCTTTATAGTGTTCGAAGAAGTGGTTTATCTTGTCTTTAATAGCTTGAGGTAAATCAATTATATCCTTTATATTTGAAAATGTAGGGTCTACTTTATCTTTTGGTACTGCAATAATTTTTGCGTCTTCTCCTTCTTCATCCCTCATATAGAGTATTCCTATAGGTCTAACTTCTATAGCCGTTCCTGGTAGTAACGGATAATTGCTAATTACTAATACATCTAAGGGGTCTCCATCTTCTTCTAATGTACCAGGTATAAAGCCATAATTAAATGGATAAACCATCGAGGTGTAAAGGATTCTATCTACTTTCACTACTTCTTCTTCATCATCGTACTCATATTTTATATTTGATCCTAAAGGTATCTCTATTAGAACATTTACTTCATCTGGTGCCTTTTTACCTGGGCTTAATTTCATTTTCACTCAAAAGATGATTTCATTAGCCATTTATATTCTTTATCAAGTTATTTATCTCATTAATAATCAAAGATAATTTCTCATCCTTCATGAGGTTTTCAATTTCCTTTTCGTAGGTTTTGGTTATTTCACTAACATCATAACCTAATTTAGCATATCTCTTTGCTTGCATGTATGTAGATAATCTATCACATAATTTTGCAATCTTTCCTTCTAAGCTTTTCATTTCCTTATATTCTATGAATAATTCAACATCCAGACCTAGTTCTTTAATAGCTTCAAGTTCTATTTCCTCCTTTTCTTCTATTCTCTCAGAAGCCCATTTTGGTAAATCTCCTAGCAAACTCTCAGCAACGTCATGAAATAATGCTATCACTGATGCTCTTTCAGGATTAATCTTAACACCTTTTTCCTTAAGCTTACTAGCAAGATAATATGCTAAAACAGCCGCTTCCCAACTATGTTGGGATACTGTCTCTCCTATTGATGGCGGTACTCCTCTTTGCATCCAACCAGTTCTAACTAAATTTTTACATCCTGTAATAACTCTTTCTAAACTCATGGAAAAGAATTTCAAAGCTTCAACTTAAATTTTTACATATATAATTTAGTGTATCAATTATTGTATCAATATCTTCTGTCCAAATTCTTATCATTGCTTCCTTTCCTTTCATTCCCTTATCAAATATTACATTGGGAATCTTTCCGTAATTTTCATATATAAAATCTATTATCCATTGCATACTTTTTCCCTCTATTTCATGCTCTGGTTCTTTTTCCCTATCTATTTCTATAACATCATATCCATATAAGCGTAGAAGTTTAATTGTATTTTCATCATATCTTATATTAATAAGAACCGTAGCTCTCTCTCCTTTTCTTATTGTTGCTAGAAGTAATCTGGCAGTATGTGTGGGTTTTCCGAAAACTACTGGAAAGCCTATACTCACTTTATTATCCCAATTTCTTATTATCCTATTTTTAAAAGTTGCTATATCATTAAGATCTTTAACATATGATGAAGGTATTGAGTGGGCTAAATTTGATTGAACTTCTGGTATTAACTTATAAAATGAAGGAGTAGATTCAACAAAATTAGCAAATTTATACATATCTTCTATAACTTTATATTTATAAGCATTCTTTTCTATGTAAACAAGGGGATCCACTGGCCCTATTCCCTTTCCTATTTCAAGACCATATTCAATAGAAGTTTGAAGTATATCTCTAGCAATTCTTATCGCATTATATATTTTTTCTCCTTTTGCTAATTCGGCCGATATTACTGTTGAGAATACGCTACCAGTTCCGTGTGTATTTTTTTGATTAATTCTCTCATAACCAACTAGGTAAAAGGAATCTTTTTTAGCATCATAGAGAATGTCAAAACTGTACTTTGTAGATATATGGCCACCTTTAACTATTACGTATGGTATATTATATGTATTAGAAATTATTTTACTACTTTTCTTCATATCCTCAAGAGTCTTAATGTTAATACCAGAAAAATAAGAGGCCTCAACAGCATTAGGAGTGAGAACTGTAGTAATCGGTAGGATATATTTTTTATAATCCTCAAGATCTTTAATTAGCTGAGTTCCATCTTTAGCAAATATTACTGGATCTGTTACAATAGTCTTTCCTTCTAAATATTCTTTTACAACTTCATATTGTTCCTTATTGTAAATCATTCCTATCTTAACATTATTTATGTCAAAATCCTCTAGAACTGTTTCTAGTTGTTTTTGAAAAAAATCTCTTTCAATGACAAGTATATCTTTTATACCTCTGGTGTTTTGAGCAGTTATAGCAGAAACTACTAACGTACCATGTACTCCTAATATTTCGTAAACTTTTATATCAGTTTCTGCTCCTGCACCATTACCAGTATCTATCCCTGCCACACTAAGTGCTACTACCTTTTTCATTTCTTCTCACTCTAGTATTTCCAGCAACTACCCAAAATTCTCCATCATCTCTTATTTCTAATTTCCAAATACCCGTCGTATGTTTCACTAATTCTAAGGTTTCTTCTACTGCATGTATAGCATCTTTTCTACCCTTTCCTAATGCCATGATCAACAATACATCTTCACCTGGTTTCATGTTATCTATTACATGAATAATTTGTAAATCAACTAGATCATTATATTTTTTCTTAACTTCATCTATTATTTCCTTAAATCTTCTCCTTGTATATTCCTCGTAAGCTTCATATTTCAATTCATAAACTTTATGATTCTCAACTATTCCCTTCACAAAACCTAAATAAATTACTAGCGATCCAGCTTCTGGTGGTGCTTTTTCTCTAAATTTTTTTATTTCCTCTAAAAGATCAAATCTCTTTGAAACATATAATTCTCCCCCAGAAGGCGGAGGTAAAAATGCTATTTCATCTCCATCATTAATGTTATTTACATTAGCTTTGCCATTAACTAAAATAGTAATTCTCACACTACCTAAGCCATTTTTGATAACTTTTAAGAACTCTTCACCATATAAAGAAGATAACTGTCCAAGTAAACAGTCTACTGTTTTACATTCTGTTTCAATTTCCTCAAAACTCTTATTTGTAAAGTCTTGAATAAATGAAAAATATCTTAAACGTACTTTCATTCCTCTCTCCCTTTATATAATAACACATTCAAATATGGATAAAGAATTATTAAATTTCCTATTAAATGGTGAGTCTCAAAGGATTTATAAAGATGATAAATACCTCGAAATATTAAATAAACTGAGTGAAATAGATGCTAAGCTTCAATTACTTCTTAAATCTAAACCAAATAAGTCAATATGTGAACAAATACTTGATAAAACTTATGTAATAATGTCTGTATCAGAAATAGATCCGAAGCTTCATCCTTCGCTTTTCATATTAGATCTTGACGGAGAAAAAATACTAGTCACATT
It encodes the following:
- the ppa gene encoding inorganic diphosphatase yields the protein MKLSPGKKAPDEVNVLIEIPLGSNIKYEYDDEEEVVKVDRILYTSMVYPFNYGFIPGTLEEDGDPLDVLVISNYPLLPGTAIEVRPIGILYMRDEEGEDAKIIAVPKDKVDPTFSNIKDIIDLPQAIKDKINHFFEHYKELEPGKWVKISGWGGVSEAKTRINEAIKRANSK
- the rnhB gene encoding ribonuclease HII, whose translation is MIVVGIDEAGRGSLIGPMIVAGVAIKNDRLKFLKNMGVKDSKQLTRNRREKLFDIICSYSEGFTIVKVSPEEIDSENLNELTYKAMIKIIYSLVEFKPIRISIDKVGNTKVVEQEIIKLGMEPNIVTNADVYFVEASAASIIAKVIRDNIIDTLKSKYGDFGSGYPSDPKTVNWVKNVYKEYLTPPPIIRRSWKILQEIAPNYYIRKW
- a CDS encoding glycosyltransferase, with translation MNIFSLLLILSAILPSVWNLLQSYYYSKRQINVYEPQNKSQKGFSIIVAEKNESKKTIEGLIHNLLGINYEKYEIIIISDDPKEKFEEKYREYMNIEKLKILNRNNPVGGKAGALNYGVKHAKYEYLVFLDSDARVDKDFLSRLALYDFNVASYRLRIYNAETDVQRYYKEFTEKVMDSLFKVRYYLGLPIFPNGSAFCIRKDILIKVGGWKENIITEDLELGIRLFLYNYKIKYLDDIIVYSLAPFTLDDLYKQIERWSYGSAQLLLQSFKLFKKGIRGIEGVLYAQQWGIYGLFIFMLILLSSLNFILKIPLLVFILSIVVYGTSVSIYALVYRQRVNDYKLPLVILNASIAGYCKGLIRLPFKWTITPKEMEKEAKKEKIKVWVTIPLLFSFLNIIFGNILPSIILLFFSIMESVV
- a CDS encoding type II secretion system F family protein codes for the protein MAVISSGKKKPSDEKINISQIDLLFYRTPLVEPLAKSLDKKLKQAGLSDDPRIYASRLFFFLILGIIIGVMLLFPGFIFLREFELTKLSKFAVGGIMFILFGVIIPVVTYLVLISNVSQKVESRRIGVEAETPAFSALFLVFLRSGLSPRLLFENLSKTKAFNYMNSIAKYIVKRINFLGESVEKAIDESTKIVPSKLYNDLMVTYITAIRTGAPVFETMQSKIKDILKNMELQASKAADNLSGVGEGYVTWLASGFISFFLILILEAVFPQLHVLPIGILGAFAVLGIPIVNILFVWVVDQTQYKFPEKQLRADKIFLMLFPVGIILGIILMIVLEPIIAKITHQIPVAPKYMLLGLFTLSGNLNYIPATVIGLTIGLILSLIPPYIIVKRELNEGSGYDIYVARFLRAIGEGSRAGLSPEAVIKNLKDSKELGKLQNILRRVYAYINLGIPIKDAFRKASDIIIDFSTKIAFTSLADMIEIGSLTPESVETLADQLDAQIRIRREYYAKIKILLYMPYIGSILALIATIILSSAIISLLSSSSFITSYGPLAAAQVLVPKAVYIASLSSVFNAYTAGLLVGKLASGRIANGYLHAIILLIITMILVLLTLSIKFSFTSPVAPTL
- a CDS encoding type II/IV secretion system ATPase subunit; the protein is MDLKLNIFGKNNTNKKNDKELIDLDLPYSLYPLFVTSASFEGEVQSDYDIDLNQIIPEYIAKDFDAHKIELSIAKPHVFITYDEEKGIYKYNLVEPPLDLNTFKNYVILISEIERNLLSNAEYVELGKILEELSIKRKDLNVFQGKIGEYKQLSTPFKVALYYVLRNMFGYNIITPLLLYNKVEDISVSGINLPVYVYHREFEYTPTNIIFTKNMRMFNINIDGEEIIDELVLRLISLSNKTISVANPIMDGILPKGDRIAATFRREVSANGSSFVIRRFSESPITILDLINSKVLSPQAAAYLWYAIDMKLSFMVIGVTGAGKTTVLGSILNLVKESMKILTIEDIPELRLAQDNWVQLYARPAYGGMGKEITLMDLLKLALRYRPDIIVVGEIRGEEAYVLFQAISTGHGGATTFHAYDSESAIKRLMNEPLNIPREWIPMMNIIVTVRRLPVYVGDKILLRRRAVAIDEIVSYNDLRRTVRWDPTTDSHIVDYEAMQVLRARTEEAGKNWDEVKAEIERRAEYLKLLASARPIVQSKESYKLLKKYIIKYSLRPVEAMREVQAMVGIKQQTP
- a CDS encoding MoaD family protein gives rise to the protein MKVRLRYFSFIQDFTNKSFEEIETECKTVDCLLGQLSSLYGEEFLKVIKNGLGSVRITILVNGKANVNNINDGDEIAFLPPPSGGELYVSKRFDLLEEIKKFREKAPPEAGSLVIYLGFVKGIVENHKVYELKYEAYEEYTRRRFKEIIDEVKKKYNDLVDLQIIHVIDNMKPGEDVLLIMALGKGRKDAIHAVEETLELVKHTTGIWKLEIRDDGEFWVVAGNTRVRRNEKGSST
- the thiD gene encoding bifunctional hydroxymethylpyrimidine kinase/phosphomethylpyrimidine kinase; this translates as MKKVVALSVAGIDTGNGAGAETDIKVYEILGVHGTLVVSAITAQNTRGIKDILVIERDFFQKQLETVLEDFDINNVKIGMIYNKEQYEVVKEYLEGKTIVTDPVIFAKDGTQLIKDLEDYKKYILPITTVLTPNAVEASYFSGINIKTLEDMKKSSKIISNTYNIPYVIVKGGHISTKYSFDILYDAKKDSFYLVGYERINQKNTHGTGSVFSTVISAELAKGEKIYNAIRIARDILQTSIEYGLEIGKGIGPVDPLVYIEKNAYKYKVIEDMYKFANFVESTPSFYKLIPEVQSNLAHSIPSSYVKDLNDIATFKNRIIRNWDNKVSIGFPVVFGKPTHTARLLLATIRKGERATVLINIRYDENTIKLLRLYGYDVIEIDREKEPEHEIEGKSMQWIIDFIYENYGKIPNVIFDKGMKGKEAMIRIWTEDIDTIIDTLNYICKNLS
- a CDS encoding HD domain-containing protein codes for the protein MSLERVITGCKNLVRTGWMQRGVPPSIGETVSQHSWEAAVLAYYLASKLKEKGVKINPERASVIALFHDVAESLLGDLPKWASERIEEKEEIELEAIKELGLDVELFIEYKEMKSLEGKIAKLCDRLSTYMQAKRYAKLGYDVSEITKTYEKEIENLMKDEKLSLIINEINNLIKNING
- a CDS encoding TGS domain-containing protein produces the protein MVTNLPAEAKAKWLKYMDAKTTEEKIKALQEFLSAVPKHKGTENLVYWAKRRLAELKEEAQLEKKKSSSLGKGLQFFIEKEGAGQVVLLGNNELRNKLMRILTNVKNDPKELPIPGMMEYQDIKIQLVNPPPLIFEAKALVGKVLGLVKNADSLLIVVKDREEFFNIRDFLENNGIYLKKPKGKVIIDRSRYGNSGIRIVLLGKLIGTNESEVKNYLESFGIKNALVKILGEVTLDDIEKEVFETAFYKQAIIATQEPFSLPDIVVVSLFDINKLKEAIFRSLDIIRVYTKEPGEKPTSEPLTLKRGSTVIDVARKLHNDLAENFKYARVWGKSVKFQGQKVGADYVLEDGDIVEIHVK